One Halobaculum roseum DNA segment encodes these proteins:
- a CDS encoding DUF7289 family protein: MPSWGDDDRRAQGDVISVVLLLAITIAGATTVVALGGDAIGGVQQSATTGAAEQSMTQLDSKASLVAHGESDTQRVRLAGSADATRRIDADAGWMNISVYNASTGDFEYEITNTTLGAVVYRDGDTSVAYQGGGVWRRSGNGSSMVSPPEFHYRGTTLTLPLVSVGGDERLDGEVVVRRSSDPAAVYPDGDSDRANPLDEGVVVITVGSEYYDAWGRFFEQRTSGDVTVYHGNRTARTELVVPFETEFDNVVASTSAGGISANPGPPPEPYRDGVVQPSADDVIESHIEECETEPDACINETESDFDTDDMDGGETYFLDGDYGGDLSIDTSDGNVSVVVDGDFDAGDVDVTGGNSTTWYVREDFSVSGDVNPDGPASQLRVLVHSDGDVSFDGNYLFVGFVYAPGSDVDLNGGGGPGTNFEGGLVGDTIDVNGQPNDFEYDESVGTIDLDVSASNAPRITYLHVSVTEIEVDED; the protein is encoded by the coding sequence ATGCCTTCGTGGGGGGATGACGACCGACGGGCACAGGGCGACGTGATCAGCGTCGTCCTCCTGCTGGCGATCACCATCGCTGGCGCGACGACGGTCGTCGCGCTCGGCGGCGACGCCATCGGCGGCGTCCAGCAGTCGGCGACGACGGGTGCGGCCGAACAGTCGATGACGCAGCTCGACTCGAAGGCGAGTCTCGTCGCCCACGGCGAGAGCGACACCCAGCGGGTGCGGCTGGCCGGAAGCGCCGACGCGACGCGGCGCATCGACGCCGACGCGGGGTGGATGAACATCTCGGTGTACAACGCCAGCACGGGCGACTTCGAGTACGAGATCACGAACACGACCCTCGGCGCGGTCGTCTACCGCGACGGCGACACGTCGGTCGCGTATCAGGGCGGGGGCGTCTGGCGGCGGTCGGGCAACGGCAGTTCGATGGTGTCGCCGCCGGAGTTCCACTACCGCGGCACGACGCTGACGCTCCCGCTCGTGTCCGTCGGCGGCGACGAGCGTCTCGACGGCGAGGTCGTCGTCCGGCGCTCGAGCGACCCGGCCGCTGTGTACCCGGACGGGGACTCCGACCGCGCGAACCCCCTCGACGAGGGGGTCGTCGTGATCACCGTCGGCAGCGAGTACTACGACGCGTGGGGGCGGTTCTTCGAACAGCGCACCAGCGGCGACGTGACGGTGTACCACGGGAACCGAACCGCACGGACGGAGCTGGTCGTCCCGTTCGAGACCGAGTTCGACAACGTCGTCGCCTCGACCTCCGCGGGCGGGATCTCGGCCAATCCCGGGCCGCCGCCGGAGCCGTACCGCGACGGGGTCGTGCAGCCGTCCGCCGACGACGTCATCGAGTCCCATATCGAGGAGTGCGAGACGGAGCCGGACGCCTGCATCAACGAGACTGAGAGCGACTTCGACACCGACGACATGGACGGCGGCGAGACGTACTTCCTCGACGGGGACTACGGCGGCGACCTCTCGATCGACACGTCCGACGGGAACGTCTCCGTCGTCGTCGACGGCGACTTCGACGCCGGCGACGTGGACGTGACCGGGGGGAACTCGACTACCTGGTACGTCCGCGAGGACTTCTCCGTGAGCGGCGATGTCAACCCCGACGGTCCCGCGAGTCAACTTCGCGTGCTGGTCCACTCCGACGGGGACGTCTCGTTCGACGGAAACTACCTGTTCGTCGGGTTCGTGTACGCCCCCGGGTCGGATGTCGACCTCAACGGTGGCGGCGGGCCGGGGACGAACTTCGAGGGCGGCCTCGTCGGCGACACGATCGACGTGAACGGGCAGCCGAACGACTTCGAGTACGACGAGAGCGTCGGAACGATCGATCTCGACGTGAGCGCGTCGAACGCCCCACGGATCACCTACCTCCACGTTTCGGTCACCGAGATCGAGGTCGACGAGGACTGA
- a CDS encoding DUF7289 family protein, which yields MSRAQSDAIGFVLVFSLIVLTVGTVYAAGYPALEEFRTGEQLENMERAFEVLDDNLDDLTREGAPSRATEIKLNGGTLAVNGSTTITVNATTTDPVRGENFTVSDESTPITYSEGDTTVVSAHGAVFRQDGDAAVMRSEPGWVVDDDHALIPLVVTDRTGDRVAFGGSSTVLIRGQVTGRGIAGEVVAGDSDDVTVTVTVESPRADAWKRHFEAEGLTAVDGNPADGEVTYRFEVDSVVVQQTTVSVELEG from the coding sequence GTGAGCCGCGCGCAAAGCGACGCGATCGGGTTCGTGCTGGTGTTCTCCTTGATCGTCCTCACCGTCGGGACCGTGTACGCCGCGGGCTACCCGGCGTTGGAGGAGTTCCGGACCGGCGAACAGCTCGAGAACATGGAGCGAGCGTTCGAGGTGCTCGACGACAACCTGGACGACCTCACGCGCGAGGGCGCGCCCAGCCGCGCGACCGAGATCAAGCTCAACGGGGGAACGCTGGCGGTGAACGGGTCGACGACGATCACGGTGAACGCGACGACGACGGATCCGGTCAGGGGCGAGAACTTCACCGTCTCCGACGAGAGCACGCCGATCACCTACAGCGAGGGCGACACGACCGTCGTCTCCGCACACGGCGCGGTGTTCCGCCAGGACGGCGACGCGGCCGTGATGCGCTCGGAGCCGGGGTGGGTGGTCGACGACGACCACGCGCTGATCCCGCTGGTCGTCACCGACCGAACCGGCGATCGGGTCGCGTTCGGCGGGAGTTCGACCGTGCTGATCCGTGGGCAGGTGACGGGGCGGGGGATCGCGGGCGAAGTCGTCGCCGGCGACAGCGACGACGTGACTGTGACCGTCACGGTCGAGTCGCCACGGGCGGACGCCTGGAAGCGCCACTTCGAGGCCGAGGGACTGACCGCAGTCGACGGTAACCCAGCCGACGGCGAGGTCACCTACCGGTTCGAGGTGGACAGCGTGGTCGTCCAGCAGACGACCGTCTCGGTGGAGTTGGAGGGGTAA
- a CDS encoding type IV pilin → MNFKQLLDDDRAVSPVIGVILMVAITVILAAVIGSFVLGLGNSVQQTTPNANFQFDYSETDGGDYNVTATHTGGSTLNDQNTGLVSLNASDGPSKAFGLPVSAGTSANLSTDHGGNVSAGTTVRVLWTSQNGETSQALATGETPS, encoded by the coding sequence ATGAATTTCAAACAACTCCTCGACGACGACCGCGCGGTTAGTCCGGTGATCGGTGTGATCCTGATGGTCGCCATCACGGTGATCCTCGCGGCAGTGATCGGCTCGTTCGTCCTCGGGTTGGGGAACAGCGTCCAGCAGACGACGCCGAACGCGAACTTCCAGTTCGACTACAGCGAGACGGACGGCGGTGACTACAACGTCACTGCCACTCATACCGGGGGAAGCACGCTGAACGACCAGAACACGGGTCTGGTTTCGTTGAACGCCAGCGACGGCCCGTCAAAGGCGTTCGGGCTCCCTGTATCCGCTGGGACCTCAGCCAATCTTAGCACCGACCACGGTGGAAATGTCTCCGCCGGGACCACCGTCCGCGTGCTCTGGACCTCGCAGAACGGCGAGACCTCGCAGGCGCTCGCAACCGGGGAGACGCCCTCGTAA
- a CDS encoding 30S ribosomal protein S3ae yields the protein MSERSVSRQRQGKRWYTVLAPEQFDRAELGDTMAEEPEQVVGRTVETTLGEITGDQGQDNVKLTFKITDVGSDAAYTEFVQHELTRDYLRSMVRRGASKVDLHITVRTTDDYRVRVSPVAFTTKKADRSQEQAIRQIMIDLVEQAAEDRSFSELIDSVVEGRLSSAIYGEAKTVYPLRRVEVQKLSLEARPEEIAAEEEAAVDVDDDDVAVDE from the coding sequence ATGAGCGAACGATCAGTCTCACGACAACGACAGGGGAAACGCTGGTACACCGTCCTCGCGCCCGAACAGTTCGACCGAGCCGAGCTCGGCGACACGATGGCCGAGGAGCCCGAGCAGGTCGTCGGCCGGACGGTCGAGACCACGCTCGGCGAGATCACGGGCGACCAGGGACAGGACAACGTCAAGCTGACGTTCAAGATCACGGACGTGGGCTCGGACGCCGCCTACACCGAGTTCGTCCAGCACGAACTCACGCGGGATTACCTCCGCTCGATGGTGCGCCGCGGCGCCTCGAAGGTCGACCTGCACATCACCGTGCGCACGACCGACGACTACCGCGTCCGCGTCAGCCCGGTGGCGTTCACGACCAAGAAGGCCGACCGCTCCCAGGAGCAGGCCATCCGCCAGATCATGATCGACCTGGTCGAGCAGGCCGCCGAGGACCGCTCGTTCTCGGAGCTCATCGACTCCGTCGTCGAGGGACGCCTCTCGTCGGCGATCTACGGCGAGGCGAAGACGGTGTACCCGCTTCGCCGCGTCGAGGTCCAGAAGCTCTCGCTCGAGGCGCGTCCCGAGGAGATCGCCGCCGAGGAGGAGGCCGCCGTCGACGTGGACGACGACGACGTCGCCGTCGACGAGTAG
- a CDS encoding DUF7266 family protein, producing the protein MSDPRRPGARTRSDGARSRSRRDRGTATTLSYVLTLGITALLISGLLVAAGGAVESQREDTTRETMEVVGQQLSSRLMAADRLVAAGGSEVAVRGAYPGTVAGSTYSIAVEPGSPATIELTATGTRVSVTVAAPARTPVAETTVSGGDVEIVYVGGQLEVREA; encoded by the coding sequence ATGAGTGACCCCCGTCGACCGGGCGCCCGAACGCGATCGGACGGGGCGAGGTCGCGATCCCGCCGGGACCGCGGGACCGCGACGACCCTCTCGTACGTGTTGACGCTCGGGATCACGGCGCTGTTGATCAGCGGCCTGCTCGTCGCAGCAGGGGGCGCCGTCGAGAGCCAGCGCGAGGACACGACGCGCGAGACGATGGAGGTGGTCGGCCAGCAGCTCTCCTCGCGGCTGATGGCCGCGGACCGCCTCGTCGCCGCCGGCGGGAGCGAGGTCGCCGTCCGCGGTGCGTACCCCGGGACGGTCGCCGGAAGCACCTACTCGATCGCCGTGGAGCCCGGGTCGCCGGCGACGATCGAGTTGACCGCGACCGGCACACGTGTCTCGGTGACGGTGGCGGCCCCGGCACGCACGCCCGTCGCCGAGACGACCGTGTCGGGCGGCGACGTGGAGATCGTGTACGTCGGCGGCCAACTGGAGGTGCGGGAGGCGTGA
- a CDS encoding exonuclease RecJ, which produces MSTAADAPTDADPERVASALSTAEFVRVYPRPTGDALAAAGLLGRALDERGTPFQIRSTRDSAVPDGDGNALALGWTPPNGTGIPSGSRPVSAVAAAVADAVGVEPDPIVGLAGVVAAGTVPGEGGSGSLLEEAERRGVVDRRPGVAVPTADLADGLAHSTRIWTPYSGDPDAARELLADLGIETGADGAADRDEDDHRRLASAVALDATADATERAVTAVERALRPYETPTGPFATLGGHADVFDALARERPGLGVAMALGADVTDAALSTWRDHAGRVHAALADPTTGRYDGAFVARVEASPADAPALATAARLVREYASPEPVALVVSDDAAAAAGDGAADATAALRAGVEATSDTDPDDASAGDTDRAEGTTRDGDSVDVTGDARLGEARFAGGDVQAFIGAFREALR; this is translated from the coding sequence ATGTCCACCGCCGCCGACGCGCCGACCGACGCAGACCCCGAACGGGTAGCATCGGCGCTGTCGACGGCGGAATTCGTCCGGGTCTACCCGCGACCGACCGGCGACGCGCTCGCCGCTGCGGGCCTACTCGGCCGCGCGCTCGACGAGCGCGGGACGCCGTTCCAGATCCGATCCACGCGCGACAGTGCGGTCCCCGACGGCGACGGGAACGCGCTCGCGCTGGGCTGGACCCCGCCGAACGGAACGGGCATCCCGTCCGGTTCGCGTCCGGTGTCGGCCGTCGCGGCCGCCGTCGCCGACGCGGTCGGCGTCGAGCCGGACCCGATCGTCGGGCTGGCCGGCGTCGTCGCCGCCGGGACCGTCCCCGGCGAGGGCGGCAGCGGAAGCCTGCTGGAGGAGGCCGAACGGCGCGGCGTCGTCGACCGACGCCCGGGCGTCGCGGTCCCCACGGCGGACCTCGCCGACGGGCTCGCACACTCGACGCGGATCTGGACGCCGTACTCCGGCGATCCGGACGCCGCTCGCGAGCTGCTCGCCGACCTCGGTATCGAGACCGGAGCCGACGGGGCCGCCGACCGCGACGAGGACGACCACCGCCGACTCGCCTCGGCGGTCGCGCTCGACGCGACCGCCGACGCGACCGAACGGGCGGTGACGGCCGTCGAGCGGGCGCTGCGACCGTACGAAACGCCGACCGGGCCGTTCGCCACGCTCGGCGGTCACGCGGACGTGTTCGACGCGCTCGCTCGCGAGCGCCCGGGGCTCGGCGTGGCGATGGCGCTGGGCGCGGACGTGACCGACGCGGCGCTGTCGACGTGGCGCGACCACGCCGGTCGCGTCCACGCGGCGCTCGCGGACCCGACGACGGGCCGGTACGACGGCGCGTTCGTCGCCCGCGTGGAGGCGTCGCCCGCGGACGCGCCGGCGCTGGCGACCGCCGCGCGGCTCGTCCGCGAGTACGCCTCGCCCGAGCCGGTCGCGCTCGTCGTCTCCGACGACGCGGCCGCCGCCGCCGGCGACGGCGCGGCCGACGCGACCGCCGCGCTCCGGGCCGGTGTCGAGGCGACATCGGACACGGATCCGGACGACGCGAGCGCCGGCGACACGGACCGCGCCGAGGGGACGACCCGCGACGGCGACTCGGTCGACGTGACCGGCGACGCCCGCCTCGGCGAGGCACGCTTCGCCGGCGGCGACGTACAGGCGTTCATCGGCGCGTTCAGGGAGGCCCTGCGATGA
- a CDS encoding KEOPS complex subunit Pcc1, with protein sequence MTGRDRSADDGDSHDDLARTATVETTHADADAAATIAAAISPDNTDDIRTEADGATVATRVSRGTTGGFLASVDDYLVNLDVADDVVATGRGTDGESTHTNDADGLRDANGADEFRDADDTRDTADTDTHDT encoded by the coding sequence ATGACCGGTCGCGACCGGTCCGCCGACGACGGCGACTCCCACGACGACCTCGCGCGCACCGCGACCGTCGAGACGACACACGCCGACGCGGACGCCGCGGCGACGATCGCGGCGGCCATCTCGCCGGACAACACGGACGACATTCGGACGGAGGCGGACGGAGCGACGGTCGCGACCCGCGTCTCGCGGGGGACGACCGGCGGCTTCCTCGCCTCGGTGGACGACTACCTCGTGAACCTCGACGTGGCCGACGACGTGGTCGCGACGGGGAGGGGGACGGACGGCGAATCGACCCACACGAACGACGCGGACGGACTCCGCGACGCGAACGGCGCGGACGAGTTCCGCGACGCAGACGACACACGCGACACCGCAGACACGGACACACACGACACATGA
- a CDS encoding 30S ribosomal protein S15 yields MARMHTRRRGSSGSDNPAADEPPEWSDVDAEDVEERVVELAEQGHDPSVIGLKLRDEGVKGTPVPNVKLATGKKVTEILEEHDAGKDLPEDLHNLMERAVRLREHMEENQQDAQNKRALQNTESKIRRLVDYYRGDELDEEFTYSYDVAVDLLEDDA; encoded by the coding sequence ATGGCACGAATGCACACCCGCCGTCGAGGGTCGTCCGGTTCGGACAACCCCGCGGCAGACGAACCCCCGGAATGGAGCGACGTGGACGCCGAAGACGTCGAGGAACGCGTCGTCGAGCTGGCCGAACAGGGCCACGACCCGAGCGTCATCGGCTTGAAGCTGCGCGACGAGGGCGTGAAGGGCACGCCGGTTCCGAACGTGAAGCTCGCGACCGGCAAGAAGGTCACCGAGATCCTCGAGGAGCACGACGCCGGCAAGGACCTCCCCGAGGACCTCCACAACCTCATGGAGCGCGCGGTGCGCCTCCGTGAGCACATGGAGGAGAACCAGCAGGACGCGCAGAACAAGCGCGCGCTCCAGAACACCGAGTCGAAGATCCGTCGCCTGGTCGACTACTACCGCGGCGACGAACTCGACGAGGAGTTCACCTACAGCTACGACGTCGCCGTCGACCTCCTCGAGGACGACGCGTAA
- a CDS encoding type IV pilin yields MNFNALFDDDRAVSPVIGVILMVAITVILAAVIGSFVLGLGNSVQQTAPNANFQFDYNDSNGVAATHTGGDSIPESQLNVTTSAETTSTWSGSGDVSAGDNSSYIVYGTDDTVRVIWTSENGDTTQTLAQESTP; encoded by the coding sequence ATGAACTTCAACGCACTCTTCGACGACGACCGTGCAGTTAGCCCGGTGATCGGCGTGATCCTGATGGTGGCGATCACGGTGATCCTCGCGGCTGTCATCGGTTCGTTCGTCTTAGGTCTGGGGAACAGCGTGCAGCAAACGGCACCGAACGCGAACTTCCAGTTCGACTACAATGACAGCAATGGTGTGGCGGCCACTCACACCGGCGGCGACTCGATTCCGGAGAGTCAACTCAACGTAACGACTAGTGCCGAGACCACCAGTACTTGGAGCGGAAGTGGCGATGTCTCCGCTGGAGACAACTCCAGTTACATCGTTTACGGCACCGATGACACCGTCCGCGTGATCTGGACCTCGGAGAACGGCGACACGACCCAGACGCTCGCGCAGGAGTCGACGCCCTGA